A portion of the Candidatus Zixiibacteriota bacterium genome contains these proteins:
- a CDS encoding ubiquinol-cytochrome c reductase iron-sulfur subunit, with translation MQEKNVSRRGFIKWITGGGIVAFLASVFFPVVKFIIPPESGEANVSQVKLPFGRAEIEAEAKKSKTFKFGRSLGIIVATPEGELKALAAACTHLDCTVQHRPDLGIIWCSCHNGRYDLNGNNISGPPPKPLEQYIVNEVGDEIFVARETS, from the coding sequence TTGCAGGAAAAAAACGTTTCCAGACGTGGCTTTATAAAATGGATAACGGGGGGCGGAATAGTCGCTTTTCTTGCATCGGTTTTCTTCCCCGTTGTAAAATTCATTATTCCGCCCGAATCAGGCGAAGCCAACGTATCGCAAGTCAAATTACCATTCGGGCGTGCTGAAATTGAAGCCGAAGCCAAAAAATCCAAAACCTTCAAATTTGGCCGTTCTCTCGGTATAATCGTCGCAACTCCCGAAGGCGAACTAAAAGCTCTGGCCGCGGCCTGTACTCATCTCGACTGCACCGTTCAGCATCGCCCCGATCTGGGAATAATCTGGTGTTCCTGCCATAACGGTCGATACGATCTGAACGGCAATAATATATCAGGCCCTCCCCCGAAACCGTTGGAACAATACATTGTCAATGAAGTCGGCGATGAAATCTTTGTTGCCAGGGAGACGTCATAA
- a CDS encoding cytochrome b N-terminal domain-containing protein yields the protein MPNDNNRRVSNLKELSFNWIDSRLKIKALIDYMSSKIVPRHNHSSFYYLGGVTLFLFLVQVCTGILLLMYYRPGAESAYESVKFIVTEVSFGWLIRSLHSWSANLMVLFAFLHMFTVFFTHAYRKPRELTWYTGIGILGLSLAFGFSGYLLPWNELSFFATRVGTGMAGAVPIIGKQLMIIMRGGEEVTGATIGRFFGLHVAILPALFVGLLSLHLIFIQRQGMSEPLEWADKKPEEKKYIKFFPNFLYRDALVWLIMLNILALLAVIFPDGIGVIHWPLGEKADPFAPPPAVIRPEWYFMFAFQALKMLPAHVWFIEGELFGMAVFGLGGMIWLLIPALDRKAAKSKRSKLVVAFGAVVVLFMLAMTIIGYLVE from the coding sequence ATGCCGAATGATAATAATCGCAGAGTTTCGAACTTGAAAGAGCTATCATTTAATTGGATTGACAGTCGCCTGAAAATTAAAGCCCTGATCGATTACATGAGCAGTAAAATCGTCCCCCGGCATAATCATTCTTCTTTTTATTATCTGGGCGGCGTTACCCTGTTTCTATTCCTGGTTCAGGTTTGCACCGGAATTTTGCTGTTGATGTATTATCGCCCGGGGGCTGAATCGGCCTATGAATCGGTAAAATTTATTGTCACCGAAGTTTCCTTCGGATGGTTGATTCGATCGCTTCACTCATGGTCGGCAAATTTGATGGTCCTTTTTGCCTTCCTCCACATGTTTACCGTATTTTTCACCCACGCTTATCGCAAGCCGAGAGAATTAACCTGGTACACCGGTATCGGCATCCTGGGGTTATCATTGGCATTCGGGTTTTCAGGATATCTTCTTCCCTGGAATGAGTTGTCTTTCTTCGCGACTCGAGTTGGTACCGGGATGGCTGGCGCGGTTCCGATTATTGGAAAGCAACTGATGATTATCATGCGCGGCGGTGAGGAGGTTACCGGGGCTACGATTGGGCGATTCTTCGGATTGCACGTCGCGATCTTGCCGGCCCTATTCGTTGGATTATTATCTTTACATTTGATCTTTATCCAGCGTCAGGGCATGAGCGAGCCTCTTGAATGGGCCGACAAAAAACCTGAAGAAAAAAAATATATCAAGTTCTTCCCCAATTTTCTGTATCGTGACGCTCTGGTTTGGCTGATAATGTTAAACATCCTCGCGCTCCTCGCGGTTATTTTCCCGGATGGAATCGGCGTTATCCATTGGCCGTTGGGTGAAAAAGCCGATCCCTTCGCACCGCCCCCGGCCGTTATCAGACCCGAATGGTATTTTATGTTCGCGTTTCAAGCCCTGAAAATGCTGCCCGCGCATGTGTGGTTCATCGAAGGCGAACTTTTCGGAATGGCTGTGTTTGGACTGGGCGGGATGATCTGGCTATTAATACCGGCTTTAGACAGAAAGGCGGCAAAAAGTAAACGATCTAAGTTAGTCGTAGCCTTCGGGGCAGTCGTGGTTCTGTTTATGCTGGCTATGACAATCATTGGTTACCTGGTGGAATAA